In a single window of the Drosophila subpulchrella strain 33 F10 #4 breed RU33 chromosome X, RU_Dsub_v1.1 Primary Assembly, whole genome shotgun sequence genome:
- the LOC119556787 gene encoding casein kinase I, whose amino-acid sequence MERLRSSQSREVRIGNYKVVRKIGCGSFGDIYLGIYIHSGERVAIKVESSRVRHPQLNYERRLYRALRPAHGLPRIRYYHKEPHYQAMVMDLLGPSLERLFQFCERAFTMKTVLLLAEQMFRRVEYVHSRGFLHRDIKPDNFLMGLGTMSKQVYLIDFGLSKKFLDITTGVHIPYREERPLTGTARYASICAHAGIESSRRDDMVSVGYVLMYFNRGSLPWQDMKASTKMQKYERIHEKKISVSVEVLCEGFPCEFTMYLNYCRGMGFYERPQYDNICRMFRMLRNGLNLRPGLIYDWDMLMMKFHNTQINPGIGHRVFPPKQPQDEGRSGEPIVKDEKCNYWP is encoded by the coding sequence ATGGAACGACTGCGATCGTCGCAAAGCCGCGAGGTGCGGATCGGCAACTACAAGGTGGTGAGGAAGATCGGATGCGGGTCCTTCGGGGACATCTACCTGGGCATCTACATCCACAGTGGCGAGCGGGTGGCCATCAAGGTGGAGAGCAGCCGGGTGCGTCATCCGCAGCTGAACTACGAGCGGCGACTGTACAGGGCTCTCAGACCCGCCCACGGATTGCCCAGGATCAGGTACTACCACAAGGAGCCGCACTACCAGGCGATGGTGATGGATCTGCTGGGGCCCTCGCTGGAGCGGCTCTTCCAGTTCTGCGAGAGGGCCTTCACCATGAAGACGGTGTTGCTCCTGGCCGAACAAATGTTCCGGCGGGTGGAGTACGTCCATAGCCGGGGATTCCTGCACCGCGACATCAAGCCGGATAACTTCCTGATGGGCCTGGGCACCATGTCCAAGCAGGTGTACCTGATTGACTTTGGTCTGTCCAAAAAGTTCCTGGACATAACCACCGGTGTGCATATACCATATCGTGAGGAACGTCCTCTAACCGGAACCGCCCGATATGCCTCCATATGCGCCCATGCAGGCATCGAGTCCTCGAGGCGGGACGATATGGTGTCCGTGGGCTATGTCCTTATGTACTTCAATCGCGGATCGCTGCCCTGGCAGGACATGAAGGCCTCCACCAAGATGCAGAAGTACGAGCGCATCCACGAGAAGAAGATCTCGGTGAGTGTGGAGGTCCTGTGCGAGGGATTCCCCTGCGAGTTCACCATGTACCTGAACTACTGCCGCGGCATGGGATTCTACGAGAGGCCCCAGTACGACAACATCTGCCGGATGTTCCGCATGCTGCGGAATGGCCTCAATCTTCGACCGGGCCTCATCTACGACTGGGACATGCTGATGATGAAGTTCCACAACACCCAGATAAATCCCGGAATCGGGCATCGGGTATTCCCACCCAAACAGCCGCAGGACGAGGGACGCAGCGGTGAGCCGATTGTCAAGGACGAGAAGTGCAACTACTGGCCATGA
- the LOC119558390 gene encoding uncharacterized protein LOC119558390 has translation MRRAILWLSSGCLLLATLVGAQQIGQDLLISRMGSWQDELNTRDLARATSYLTRKYIADRINTLVVRQDCLECPYEMSHRQRQLVDQILESLPPDLSVLLHSDTPQETSWEYTLFVVKDHTAFKDKVFYFPYELLEREFFCMVVVTEFQSPGTVKRTVGRIVAANLLLSFVNVVVVAQMENGTVAIYSYKLFKANCTPGITVRQINHFDRTTGKPLQTMTDLYPVRHGHLGDCPLNVGANHLPPHLIYKRHRHPPPSNETIPAQDVSGIDWDLLQLLAKALRFRIQLYMSHEPSQIFGEGNVSGCFAQLADESVAIAIGGLSGSDKRRWQFSRSTVYHQSHFVMVVRRDRYLGRFGPLILPFRGKVWGVIIVLLLLAILGTCGLRSRLGVRRPLENLLLVCVGNPVPMHRVPGTGFLRYLLASWLLLTLVLRCAYQARLFDVLRLSHHRPLPEDLIGLIEDNYTLVSNGYHDFYPRQLTRRLGESFASRFERVQRAAPGERLTTISLISNLAYWNHQNRNISKLTFVRQPIYLYQLVIYYPRNSFLRPAVDRKIKQLLSAGVMAHIERRYLQYVDKPDVAANDPDLLPQITHKIMAGAYRIHALVMVLATGMFLLELISGRWEGGLRSWMEWVHKPDDKSSK, from the exons ATGCGCCGCGCTATCCTGTGGCTGTCCTCCGGCTGCCTTCTGCTGGCCACTCTAGTTGGGGCACAGCAAATCGGCCAGGACCTGCTCATCTCGAGGATGGGCAGTTGGCAGGATGAACTGAACACCCGGGATCTGGCGAGGGCCACGAGTTACCTGACGAGGAAGTACATAGCCGACAGGATCAACACGCTGGTCGTCCGGCAGGACTGTCTAGAGTGTCCCTACGAGATGAGCCACCGCCAGCGACAGCTCGTCGACCAGATCCTGGAGAGCCTCCCCCCCGATCTCAGTGTCCTGCTGCACAGCGACACGCCCCAGGAGACCTCCTGGGAGTACACGCTCTTCGTGGTCAAGGACCACACCGCCTTCAA AGACAAGGTGTTCTACTTTCCCTACGAGTTGCTGGAGCGGGAGTTCTTCTGCATGGTGGTGGTGACGGAGTTCCAGAGCCCCGGCACCGTGAAGCGGACGGTCGGACGCATTGTGGCCGCCAATCTGCTGCTGTCCTTCGTCAACGTGGTGGTGGTGGCTCAAATGGAGAACGGTACGGTGGCCATCTACAGCTACAAGCTCTTCAAGGCCAACTGCACGCCGGGCATCACGGTGCGGCAGATCAACCACTTCGACAGGACAACCGGGAAGCCGCTGCAGACGATGACCGACCTCTATCCCGTGCGGCATGGCCACCTGGGCGACTGCCCGCTGAACGTGGGTGCCAACCACCTGCCGCCCCACCTCATCTACAAGCGGCACCGCCATCCGCCGCCCTCCAACGAGACCATTCCCGCCCAGGACGTGTCCGGGATCGACTGGGACCTGCTCCAGCTGCTGGCCAAGGCGCTGCGGTTCCGCATCCAGCTCTACATGTCCCACGAGCCCAGCCAGATCTTCGGCGAGGGCAACGTTTCCGGCTGCTTTGCGCAG CTGGCGGACGAGAGCGTGGCGATAGCCATCGGGGGACTGAGTGGCTCGGACAAGCGCCGCTGGCAGTTCTCCCGGTCGACGGTGTACCACCAGAGCCACTTCGTGATGGTGGTGCGTCGGGATCGGTACCTGGGTCGCTTCGGACCCCTGATCCTCCCATTTCGCGGGAAAGTGTGGGGCGTGATCATAGTGCTGCTCCTCCTGGCCATCCTGGGCACCTGTGGGCTGAGATCCCGCCTGGGGGTGCGACGTCCTCTGGAGAACCTGCTCCTGGTGTGTGTGGGCAATCCGGTACCCATGCATCGGGTGCCGGGAACGGGATTCCTGCGCTACCTCCTGGCCAGCTGGCTGCTGCTCACCCTGGTGCTCCGGTGTGCCTACCAGGCGCGACTCTTCGATGTCCTGCGCCTATCGCACCACCGCCCCCTGCCCGAGGATCTGATCGGTCTGATCGAGGACAACTATACCCTGGTTTCGAACGGCTATCATGACTTCTATCCCCGGCAACTCACTCGCCGGCTGGGGGAGTCCTTTGCCTCACGATTCGAGCGGGTTCAGAGGGCAGCTCCGGGCGAGAGGCTGACCACCATCTCGCTGATCAGCAATCTGGCCTATTGGAACCACCAGAACCGGAACATCAGCAAGCTGACCTTCGTGCGCCAGCCGATCTACTTGTACCAGCTGGTCATCTACTATCCCAGGAACTCCTTCCTGCGACCGGCCGTGGATCGCAAGATCAAGCAGCTGCTGAGTGCCGGCGTGATGGCCCACATCGAGAGGCGGTATCTGCAGTACGTGGACAAGCCGGATGTGGCCGCCAATGACCCCGACCTCCTGCCCCAGATCACCCACAAGATAATGGCCGGGGCCTATCGCATCCACGCCCTGGTGATGGTCCTGGCCACCGGGATGTTCCTCCTGGAACTCATCTCGGGTCGCTGGGAGGGCGGATTGCGCAGCTGGATGGAGTGGGTGCACAAACCGGATGATAAGTCATCGAAATAA